The following are encoded in a window of Halosolutus halophilus genomic DNA:
- a CDS encoding universal stress protein, translating into MPQHVLVPIDGSDHGFAGLEYSLASFPDASLTALYVVDPASDHDATVGATESPMERAEAHGEQVLDRAVDRASEHGRDLRTFLRTGAPHTEILAVAVERDVDGIVLGSHGESPLTRPFLGHVSEAVVRRAPVPTTVVPETTAALEDRDLPGTILVPVDGSEQAEAALAYTLETFPDASHTAFHVLDLPFDRPRAAIEGTYLEDVLHDREERAEAILESAAALADELGATIETESTSGKPSQAIVDYADANGYDQIVMGGHGRSLAARLVTGSVAERVVRRSPRTVTLVRGTPASD; encoded by the coding sequence ATGCCACAGCACGTCCTCGTTCCGATCGACGGCTCGGATCACGGGTTTGCCGGACTGGAGTACAGCCTCGCGTCGTTTCCCGACGCGTCACTCACCGCGCTGTACGTCGTCGATCCCGCGTCCGATCACGACGCGACCGTGGGAGCCACCGAATCGCCGATGGAACGCGCCGAAGCACACGGCGAGCAGGTGCTCGATCGGGCGGTCGATCGCGCGTCCGAGCACGGTCGCGACCTCCGAACGTTCCTGCGAACCGGCGCGCCGCACACGGAGATTCTCGCTGTCGCCGTTGAGCGCGACGTCGATGGGATCGTACTCGGGAGCCACGGCGAATCGCCCCTCACGCGTCCGTTTCTCGGGCACGTGAGTGAGGCCGTCGTACGACGCGCGCCGGTCCCGACGACGGTCGTTCCCGAGACGACGGCGGCGCTCGAGGATCGGGACCTCCCCGGAACGATCCTGGTTCCGGTGGACGGCTCGGAGCAGGCCGAGGCTGCGCTCGCGTACACTCTCGAGACGTTCCCCGACGCGTCGCACACCGCCTTCCACGTGCTGGACCTTCCGTTCGATCGCCCACGGGCGGCGATCGAGGGAACCTACCTCGAAGACGTCCTGCACGACCGGGAGGAGCGTGCCGAGGCAATTCTCGAGTCGGCGGCGGCGCTGGCCGACGAACTCGGCGCGACGATCGAGACCGAGAGCACGTCCGGGAAACCGTCCCAGGCGATCGTCGACTACGCCGACGCGAACGGGTACGACCAGATCGTCATGGGCGGCCACGGCCGATCGCTCGCGGCCCGGCTGGTCACGGGGTCGGTGGCGGAGCGGGTCGTGCGCCGGTCGCCACGGACGGTGACGCTGGTTCGGGGCACCCCGGCGTCGGACTGA
- a CDS encoding universal stress protein, giving the protein MSRSILVSHDGSAHAQAALRYALETFPDARLVLFHAIDPFEVIPDEEDQLPPLTQEWRDQQRADAADLFEEALAAVDEEGATIETDTSVGSPAQTIVAYAEDAAIDGIVMGSRGRSNAADLRLGSTAELVVRRASVPVTVVR; this is encoded by the coding sequence ATGTCCCGATCGATCCTCGTCTCACACGACGGCTCGGCTCACGCACAGGCTGCGCTCCGGTACGCCCTCGAGACGTTCCCCGACGCGCGGCTGGTCCTCTTTCACGCGATCGATCCCTTCGAGGTGATCCCCGACGAGGAGGACCAGTTACCGCCGCTGACCCAGGAGTGGCGCGACCAGCAGCGAGCCGACGCGGCCGATCTCTTCGAGGAGGCGCTCGCGGCTGTCGACGAGGAAGGCGCGACGATCGAGACCGACACCTCGGTGGGCTCCCCGGCCCAGACGATCGTGGCCTACGCTGAAGACGCGGCGATCGACGGGATCGTGATGGGGAGTCGGGGCCGGAGCAACGCCGCCGATCTTCGGCTCGGCAGTACCGCGGAACTCGTCGTCAGGCGCGCCAGCGTTCCGGTGACGGTCGTCCGGTAG
- a CDS encoding universal stress protein, with protein MSRQLLVPVDGSPLSNRALEYAFDAHEDPSVVALHVIDPADPGYSSMIDVDVRNEPPHGSDEWYERATKEEERLFSEARDLAAERDAELSTESVVGDPSRKIVDYAEDHDVDAIVMGSHGRSGPTRLLLGSTAELVVSRAPVTVTVVRDEVDRGSPD; from the coding sequence ATGTCCCGCCAACTGCTCGTTCCCGTAGACGGGTCGCCCCTGTCGAACAGGGCGCTAGAGTACGCCTTCGACGCACACGAGGATCCTTCGGTCGTCGCGCTCCACGTGATCGATCCCGCGGATCCGGGATACAGTTCCATGATCGACGTCGACGTCAGGAACGAACCGCCACACGGCTCCGACGAGTGGTACGAGCGCGCCACCAAGGAAGAGGAACGGCTCTTCTCCGAGGCGCGCGACCTGGCGGCCGAACGCGACGCGGAGCTCTCGACCGAGTCCGTCGTCGGCGATCCGTCGCGCAAGATCGTCGACTACGCCGAGGACCACGACGTCGACGCGATCGTCATGGGCAGCCACGGCCGATCGGGCCCGACGCGGCTGTTGCTCGGCAGTACCGCGGAACTCGTCGTCAGTCGGGCACCGGTCACCGTCACCGTCGTTCGTGACGAGGTGGATCGAGGATCGCCGGACTGA
- a CDS encoding class I SAM-dependent methyltransferase, with protein MSTDEGSPEPGSEGERPSRDAAVGTATDGTPGPIARVPRSKGAAREWYHALSRWYDAIADPFEAPARAAGLELLDAGPGERILDVGSGTGTALVSIARTVGPDGTAVGIDLADGMCRASRRALADAGLDRGAVVTGDAATMPFADDAFDALFASFVLELFDTPEIPAVLAEWRRVLDPAGRLCVVSLSRRGAGPVTWLYELVHDLAPTAVDCRPIYVRDTLREAGFRTVDARHETVWRVPVEIVRCRPA; from the coding sequence GTGAGCACCGACGAAGGGTCACCGGAGCCCGGCAGCGAGGGCGAGAGGCCGTCGCGAGACGCGGCAGTCGGGACCGCGACCGACGGGACACCGGGACCGATCGCCCGCGTTCCCCGGTCGAAAGGGGCCGCCCGCGAGTGGTACCACGCGCTCAGCCGGTGGTACGACGCGATCGCAGATCCGTTCGAGGCGCCCGCACGGGCCGCGGGACTCGAGTTGCTCGACGCCGGGCCGGGCGAGCGAATCCTCGACGTCGGCTCCGGGACCGGAACCGCCCTCGTCTCGATCGCCCGGACCGTCGGCCCGGACGGGACCGCGGTCGGGATCGACCTCGCGGACGGGATGTGTCGCGCTTCGCGACGGGCGCTCGCCGACGCCGGCCTCGATCGGGGCGCCGTGGTCACGGGCGACGCGGCGACGATGCCGTTCGCGGACGACGCCTTCGACGCCCTGTTCGCGAGTTTCGTCCTCGAACTCTTCGACACGCCCGAGATCCCCGCCGTCCTCGCGGAGTGGCGGCGCGTCCTCGATCCGGCGGGACGACTCTGTGTCGTCTCGCTCTCTCGTCGCGGGGCCGGGCCGGTCACGTGGCTCTACGAACTGGTCCACGACCTGGCCCCGACCGCCGTCGACTGTCGGCCGATCTACGTCCGCGACACGCTTCGTGAGGCCGGATTTCGGACCGTCGACGCGCGACACGAGACCGTCTGGCGCGTTCCGGTCGAGATCGTCCGCTGTCGACCCGCGTAG
- a CDS encoding beta-ketoacyl-ACP reductase — protein sequence MSEPVQRLEPLDRRPLAGRTCLVTGSSRGIGRDIALEFARCGADVVVNYRSSEELAREVTQHIRANDETAIAVGADVSNPDDVSRMADEVHAQFGEIDVLVNNAGITIDRKFENMTYEDWTRVIEVNLHGTFNCTKAFYEDIKTADKGRLVNISSVVGQQGNYGQANYATSKGGLIAFTRTIALELARHGSTANCVAPGFTETDMLEKVPDRVREQIRDDIPLDRFADTEDIVGMVRFLAGDYADYMTGQVIGINGGMEW from the coding sequence ATGTCCGAACCAGTACAGCGGCTGGAGCCGCTCGATCGACGACCACTGGCCGGCCGAACATGTCTCGTCACCGGCTCCTCGCGCGGGATCGGGCGGGATATCGCACTCGAGTTCGCACGCTGCGGTGCCGACGTCGTGGTGAACTACCGCAGTTCCGAGGAGTTGGCCCGGGAGGTAACGCAGCACATTCGAGCGAACGACGAGACGGCCATCGCCGTTGGTGCCGACGTCTCGAACCCCGACGACGTCTCCCGAATGGCCGACGAGGTTCACGCCCAATTCGGGGAAATCGACGTCCTCGTCAACAACGCGGGGATCACGATCGATCGGAAGTTCGAGAACATGACGTACGAGGACTGGACGCGGGTTATCGAGGTTAACCTCCACGGGACGTTCAACTGTACGAAGGCGTTCTACGAAGACATCAAAACGGCCGACAAGGGGCGGCTCGTCAACATCTCGAGCGTCGTCGGCCAGCAGGGCAACTACGGCCAGGCGAACTACGCGACGTCGAAAGGCGGGCTCATCGCGTTCACCCGGACGATCGCCCTCGAACTCGCGAGACACGGCTCGACGGCCAACTGCGTCGCACCCGGCTTCACCGAGACCGACATGCTCGAGAAGGTGCCCGACCGCGTTCGAGAGCAGATCCGGGACGACATTCCGCTCGATCGGTTCGCCGACACGGAAGACATCGTCGGAATGGTGCGATTCCTCGCCGGCGACTACGCGGATTATATGACCGGCCAGGTCATCGGGATCAACGGTGGAATGGAGTGGTGA
- a CDS encoding universal stress protein, which translates to MASDDHAADPIRSILVPSDGSDAAREALERALQLAELDGAIVHVLAVVDTTTNPFRFGVADVVELDRATRRLVDEIVDAYDDRDVEIHGAIRRGRPASATLTYAEENGIDLLVVGRTGSGGVTETLLGSTADRLLRQASIPVVVVPDEKSGRSGESETDRDETQAGDRRD; encoded by the coding sequence ATGGCTTCCGACGACCACGCCGCCGATCCGATCCGATCGATCCTCGTCCCGTCGGACGGGAGCGACGCCGCCCGCGAGGCGCTCGAACGGGCGCTGCAACTCGCCGAACTCGACGGGGCGATCGTCCACGTCCTCGCCGTCGTCGATACCACGACGAACCCGTTCCGATTCGGCGTCGCGGACGTGGTCGAACTCGATCGGGCGACGAGACGACTCGTCGACGAGATCGTCGACGCCTACGACGATCGCGACGTCGAGATTCACGGGGCGATCCGTCGCGGCCGTCCCGCCAGCGCGACCCTCACGTACGCCGAGGAGAACGGGATCGACCTGCTCGTCGTCGGCCGAACGGGCAGCGGCGGCGTGACTGAGACGCTCCTCGGCAGCACCGCCGATCGGCTGCTCCGTCAGGCGTCGATCCCCGTCGTCGTCGTTCCAGACGAGAAGAGCGGACGGAGCGGGGAGAGCGAAACCGACCGTGACGAGACCCAGGCGGGCGATCGCCGCGACTGA
- a CDS encoding DUF2267 domain-containing protein, with product MNYKDFVGQVQHRLEYAQFGQAVRATRAVLTTLGERLQEGEATDLASPLPMEIDRYLTEAEHGQRFDYQEFLDRVAERGGGDRADANYQAQQVVALVAEVVPSGNVEKADAQLPEDFDPLFELLEADAE from the coding sequence ATGAACTACAAAGATTTCGTCGGACAGGTACAGCACAGACTCGAGTACGCGCAGTTCGGACAGGCCGTCCGGGCGACGCGGGCCGTCCTGACCACGCTCGGCGAGCGTCTCCAGGAAGGGGAGGCGACGGACCTCGCCAGCCCGCTCCCGATGGAGATCGATCGCTACCTGACCGAGGCCGAACACGGACAGCGCTTCGACTACCAGGAGTTCCTCGATCGGGTCGCCGAGCGCGGTGGCGGCGATCGGGCGGACGCCAACTATCAGGCCCAGCAGGTCGTCGCCCTCGTCGCCGAGGTGGTTCCGTCGGGGAACGTCGAGAAAGCCGACGCCCAGTTGCCCGAGGACTTCGATCCGCTGTTCGAACTGCTCGAGGCGGACGCCGAGTGA
- a CDS encoding universal stress protein, protein MPRHVLIPIDGFEYSVAALEYCFVSFPDTSLTALYVVDSSHDRSVSVGESEPPAERATARGERVLDRTTDLADDRNREIGTELRTGTPHTEVLLAASEEDVDHVVMGCHGESPIRRPFLGHVSEAVVRRSPVSTTIVPEPPSAIRERDLPGRVLVPVDGSEQAEAAVAYAIEAFPDASHTLLNVLDLPFDRSRVETTGGYLDKIRTAHERSAAEILESATAVAEDRGGDVETATAYGSPGAEIVDVADANGYDQIVMGSHGQSLAARLLTGSVAERVARDSPRTVTLIRGEHDAGR, encoded by the coding sequence ATGCCACGACACGTTCTCATCCCGATCGACGGTTTCGAGTACTCCGTCGCCGCCCTCGAGTACTGTTTCGTCTCGTTCCCGGACACGTCGCTCACCGCGCTGTACGTCGTCGATTCGTCTCACGACCGCTCCGTGAGCGTCGGCGAGTCCGAGCCGCCGGCGGAACGCGCCACGGCTCGCGGCGAACGCGTCCTCGACCGAACGACGGATCTGGCCGACGACCGCAACCGCGAGATCGGAACGGAACTTCGAACCGGGACGCCGCACACGGAGGTCCTGTTGGCGGCTTCCGAGGAGGACGTCGACCACGTCGTGATGGGGTGTCACGGGGAGTCACCCATCCGCAGGCCGTTCCTCGGGCACGTGAGTGAGGCCGTCGTGCGCCGATCTCCCGTCTCGACGACGATCGTTCCCGAACCGCCGTCGGCGATCCGCGAGCGCGACCTTCCGGGACGGGTACTGGTCCCGGTCGACGGCTCCGAACAGGCCGAGGCCGCAGTCGCGTACGCCATCGAGGCGTTCCCGGACGCCTCCCACACGCTCCTGAACGTGCTCGACCTCCCGTTCGATCGCTCTCGCGTCGAAACGACCGGAGGCTACCTCGACAAAATCCGCACGGCACACGAGCGAAGCGCCGCGGAGATCCTCGAGTCGGCGACGGCGGTAGCCGAGGATCGCGGCGGCGACGTCGAGACGGCGACCGCGTACGGGAGTCCGGGCGCCGAGATCGTCGACGTCGCCGACGCGAACGGGTACGACCAGATCGTCATGGGGAGCCACGGCCAATCGCTGGCAGCCCGGTTACTGACGGGCTCCGTCGCGGAACGCGTCGCGCGCGACTCGCCCCGAACGGTGACGCTGATCCGGGGCGAACACGACGCGGGCCGATAG
- a CDS encoding universal stress protein: MSDRILVPYDGSEPSEKALEYTFETFPDADVTVLYVVPIPEGYWAAFEEPEDRIPDADEARDRGRDILDEATAIAEEHGHDTDTEVALGKPDHQIVDRAADEAYDTIVIGSHGREGVSRVLLGSVAENVVRRSPIPVVVVR, encoded by the coding sequence ATGAGCGATCGCATCCTCGTCCCGTACGACGGCAGCGAGCCGTCGGAGAAGGCGCTCGAGTACACCTTCGAGACGTTCCCCGACGCCGACGTCACCGTCCTGTACGTCGTCCCGATCCCCGAAGGGTACTGGGCGGCGTTCGAGGAGCCAGAAGACAGGATTCCGGACGCCGACGAGGCCCGGGACCGCGGACGCGACATCCTCGACGAGGCGACGGCGATCGCGGAGGAGCACGGCCACGATACCGATACCGAGGTGGCCCTGGGGAAACCCGACCACCAGATCGTCGACAGGGCTGCGGACGAGGCATACGATACGATCGTCATCGGAAGCCACGGCCGGGAGGGGGTCTCGCGGGTCCTGCTGGGCAGCGTCGCGGAGAACGTCGTCCGCCGATCGCCGATCCCCGTCGTCGTCGTTCGCTGA